The proteins below are encoded in one region of Fimbriimonadaceae bacterium:
- a CDS encoding prepilin-type N-terminal cleavage/methylation domain-containing protein codes for MRRPSRSGAFTLIELLVVIAIISILAAIIFPVFANAKASAFQTTCMMNMRQVGIGLQLYRTDHSDFWAPGASTINVPGYPPQNPWIGYDNTGGALRGGWYGDMDRPATKSPAPGKIDPYLKNHQIKRCPLSPGNYQMVIAYNFFNNEASNSTLAYYRRNPAARLNEYGPGAKNARFVGPRYYVSEGVNDGEIDDPVKTLVAWEHGAWAPACVFLQVYDWDGPPPSSQSLIEHFNFLHREGAMTLWADSRARRMTYKELKRPYFSVRKDIYPDWP; via the coding sequence ATGCGCCGCCCCTCCCGCTCAGGCGCCTTTACATTGATCGAGCTGCTTGTCGTGATCGCCATCATCTCGATCCTCGCCGCGATCATCTTCCCCGTCTTTGCGAACGCCAAAGCGTCGGCGTTCCAAACGACCTGCATGATGAACATGCGGCAAGTCGGCATCGGGCTCCAGCTTTATCGCACGGACCATTCGGACTTTTGGGCTCCTGGTGCAAGCACGATCAACGTTCCCGGATACCCGCCCCAAAACCCCTGGATCGGCTATGACAACACGGGCGGGGCCCTCCGTGGCGGGTGGTACGGGGACATGGACCGGCCCGCCACAAAAAGCCCTGCGCCGGGAAAGATCGACCCCTACCTTAAGAACCACCAGATCAAACGTTGCCCCCTTTCTCCCGGCAATTACCAAATGGTAATCGCCTATAACTTTTTCAACAACGAGGCAAGCAACAGCACCCTTGCCTATTACCGGCGCAACCCGGCCGCCCGCCTGAACGAGTACGGCCCTGGGGCCAAGAACGCCCGCTTTGTCGGTCCGCGCTACTACGTTTCCGAAGGCGTGAACGACGGCGAGATCGACGATCCCGTCAAGACGCTCGTCGCCTGGGAACACGGGGCTTGGGCGCCGGCCTGCGTCTTCTTACAGGTTTATGATTGGGACGGGCCGCCTCCGAGCTCCCAATCCCTCATAGAGCACTTCAACTTTCTTCATCGCGAGGGCGCGATGACGCTCTGGGCCGATAGCCGGGCCAGACGTATGACCTATAAGGAGCTTAAGCGCCCCTACTTCTCGGTCCGCAAGGATATCTATCCGGACTGGCCCTGA
- a CDS encoding type II secretion system F family protein yields the protein MGKGGQDGTLEHGKMPHYAYTAVDRNGRQVKSVMEAENEALVLSNLRESQLQILDLRETKKGAGMKFGKKKMKPKALVVFSRQFATMIDAGIPILRCLDILTSQTKDPTLKEALEGVRSDVKSGATLHEAMAKHPVVFNKLYVNMIRAAELGGILDTILDRLSGFLEYEAEVKGKIKSAMMYPVLVLCFSQLMLFVLFSFVLPKFKDIFKGMNVEMPAMTAMLFGIGDFMSGFWWVILLAIGGVIVGIKIWGATPKGRYQLDFFKLKLPIIGELTLKMSVARFCRTFGTLINSGVPMMRSLEIVGETLANAVLAQAIDDTRASIREGRKLSAPLAESGLFPSMVTHMIDVGEESGRLSDMLVKVGDFYDQEVESTVKGLTSMIEPMLIIFLGGVVGFIAISVMTPIFSIVNNVDK from the coding sequence TTGGGAAAGGGTGGCCAGGACGGCACCCTGGAGCACGGCAAGATGCCACACTATGCTTACACTGCGGTAGATCGGAACGGTCGCCAAGTCAAGTCCGTCATGGAGGCGGAGAACGAAGCCCTTGTTCTGAGTAACTTGCGCGAGAGCCAGCTTCAGATCCTTGACCTCAGGGAGACGAAGAAGGGCGCCGGCATGAAGTTCGGCAAGAAGAAGATGAAGCCGAAGGCTCTGGTCGTCTTCTCCCGGCAGTTCGCCACGATGATCGACGCAGGCATCCCGATCCTGCGCTGCCTGGACATCCTGACCTCGCAGACGAAAGACCCGACGCTGAAAGAGGCGCTCGAAGGGGTCCGCTCCGACGTGAAGAGCGGCGCGACCTTGCACGAGGCGATGGCCAAGCACCCCGTCGTCTTCAACAAGCTTTACGTGAACATGATCCGGGCGGCGGAGCTCGGCGGCATCTTGGACACGATCCTTGACCGCCTCAGCGGCTTCCTGGAGTACGAGGCGGAGGTCAAGGGCAAGATCAAGAGCGCGATGATGTACCCCGTGCTCGTCCTCTGCTTCTCGCAGCTTATGCTCTTCGTGCTCTTCAGCTTCGTGCTTCCCAAGTTCAAGGACATTTTCAAAGGCATGAACGTCGAGATGCCCGCCATGACCGCCATGCTCTTCGGCATCGGCGACTTCATGTCCGGCTTCTGGTGGGTGATCCTGCTGGCGATCGGCGGTGTGATCGTCGGCATCAAGATCTGGGGGGCCACGCCGAAAGGGCGCTACCAGCTCGACTTCTTCAAGCTCAAACTGCCGATCATCGGCGAGCTTACGCTCAAGATGAGCGTGGCCCGTTTCTGCCGCACGTTCGGCACGCTCATCAATAGCGGCGTCCCTATGATGCGATCCCTGGAGATCGTTGGAGAGACCCTGGCGAACGCCGTCTTGGCGCAGGCCATCGACGACACCAGGGCGAGCATCCGAGAGGGTCGCAAACTCAGCGCTCCGCTGGCCGAGTCCGGCCTCTTCCCGTCCATGGTCACGCACATGATCGACGTCGGCGAAGAATCGGGCCGCCTCAGCGACATGCTCGTGAAGGTCGGAGACTTTTACGACCAAGAAGTCGAATCGACGGTCAAAGGCTTGACCTCGATGATCGAGCCTATGCTTATCATCTTCCTCGGTGGCGTCGTCGGCTTCATCGCCATCTCCGTTATGACCCCGATCTTCTCGATCGTGAATAACGTGGACAAATAA
- a CDS encoding sigma-70 family RNA polymerase sigma factor yields the protein MSESIAQSRVDGERLVKDYVADPRPDMKDIIIVHYSTMVERIARRFSGVEPFEDLVQVGYIGLLNALSKFDPSEGVRFNTYATHLVAGEIKHYLRDKTQMIRHPAWVQELRQRLNRASIELQARYGRVPSHREIADHCKVSEQAVQEVLAAQDLLRVASLDTPILEDEEGDSDLDKLESGGGNPVPVEDRVVLEAAMRQLRELEREVLVMFHFDGLSQTEIATDLGISCNYVSHILRQSVSKLRKILTNEERADRALRPESDHAQDVLCPETGVYSSHYFKGRLTEEAHRAAAGEGEVATIIVRFDGLESLRSFYGDDSVRDFLVDAGEYLKACVRGLDVVCRYDKTGFGIVLPLTGANAIVVRQRIEARCQQWVASRLGPIGGISVFVGHAFAPEAGRSYQELLAVALSETGRPEAQKAA from the coding sequence ATGTCGGAATCTATCGCACAAAGCCGGGTTGACGGAGAACGCCTCGTCAAGGACTATGTCGCTGACCCGCGGCCAGACATGAAGGACATCATCATCGTCCACTATTCGACGATGGTCGAGCGGATCGCGCGCCGCTTTAGCGGAGTGGAACCGTTCGAAGACCTTGTCCAGGTCGGCTATATCGGACTGCTCAACGCTTTGAGCAAGTTCGACCCCTCGGAGGGCGTGAGGTTCAACACCTACGCCACCCACCTTGTCGCCGGTGAGATCAAACACTATCTCCGCGACAAGACCCAGATGATCCGCCACCCAGCCTGGGTGCAGGAGCTGCGCCAGAGGCTGAACCGGGCCTCGATCGAGCTGCAAGCCCGCTATGGGCGGGTGCCCTCCCATCGGGAGATCGCCGACCATTGCAAGGTCAGCGAGCAAGCGGTGCAGGAAGTCTTGGCGGCGCAGGACCTGTTGCGAGTTGCCTCGCTCGACACTCCTATCCTTGAGGACGAGGAAGGCGACAGCGACCTCGATAAGCTCGAATCGGGAGGCGGCAACCCTGTGCCGGTCGAAGACCGCGTCGTGCTGGAAGCGGCCATGCGCCAGCTCCGAGAGCTTGAACGCGAAGTCCTCGTCATGTTCCACTTCGACGGGCTGAGCCAGACCGAGATCGCGACGGACCTCGGCATCTCGTGCAACTACGTCTCACACATTCTGCGCCAGTCTGTCTCCAAGCTCCGCAAGATCCTGACGAACGAGGAGCGGGCCGACCGCGCCCTGCGACCGGAGTCGGACCACGCCCAGGACGTCCTATGCCCCGAGACCGGGGTCTATTCGAGCCACTATTTCAAGGGGCGCCTGACTGAAGAGGCGCACCGGGCGGCGGCCGGCGAAGGCGAGGTCGCCACGATCATCGTCCGCTTTGACGGCCTTGAGTCCTTGCGCTCGTTCTATGGCGATGACAGCGTCCGAGACTTCCTTGTGGACGCGGGGGAGTATCTCAAGGCCTGTGTCCGTGGACTGGACGTTGTGTGCCGATATGACAAGACTGGCTTTGGCATCGTGCTCCCGCTGACGGGTGCGAACGCCATCGTCGTCCGTCAGAGGATCGAGGCGCGATGCCAGCAGTGGGTCGCCTCGCGCCTGGGCCCGATCGGTGGCATCTCGGTTTTCGTCGGCCACGCGTTCGCCCCGGAGGCGGGCAGATCCTACCAGGAGCTCCTCGCCGTCGCCCTCTCCGAGACCGGCCGGCCCGAAGCGCAGAAAGCCGCCTAG
- a CDS encoding RibD family protein: MYEGLSFPDPPADRPYVFLNMVTTMDGKILTGPRDEHVMDLGSAVDHATMRFLEGQADAVMIGAGSLRATPGLWYGGHLYRFVVSGSGVVPETGRFFTDAPDKAFIVTPAGRGQGRENRIESPGATVDFNALLNQMVGRFGIRRLLVEGGSELNASLFESDLIDDVFWTVAPKVKLGRDVPTMADGDPLPGRQTLAFRLVESHVVGDELFLRYRRDREAADGG; the protein is encoded by the coding sequence GTGTACGAAGGGCTCTCGTTTCCCGATCCTCCCGCAGACCGGCCCTACGTCTTCCTGAACATGGTCACGACCATGGACGGAAAGATCCTCACCGGTCCGCGAGACGAGCACGTCATGGACCTCGGCAGCGCCGTCGACCATGCGACCATGCGGTTCTTGGAGGGCCAGGCCGACGCCGTCATGATCGGTGCGGGCTCGTTGCGGGCGACCCCCGGGCTCTGGTACGGGGGGCACCTCTACCGCTTTGTTGTGAGCGGATCGGGCGTCGTGCCCGAGACGGGCCGCTTCTTCACGGACGCGCCGGACAAGGCGTTCATCGTGACGCCGGCGGGCCGTGGGCAAGGCCGCGAGAACCGGATAGAGAGCCCAGGCGCCACGGTCGACTTCAATGCGCTGCTTAACCAAATGGTGGGCCGCTTCGGAATCCGGCGCCTTCTGGTGGAGGGGGGCAGCGAGCTGAATGCCAGCCTCTTCGAATCGGACCTGATCGACGACGTTTTTTGGACGGTCGCGCCGAAGGTCAAGCTGGGTCGCGACGTTCCGACCATGGCCGACGGCGACCCTTTGCCAGGTCGCCAGACCTTGGCCTTCCGGCTCGTCGAGTCCCACGTCGTGGGCGACGAGCTTTTCCTGCGCTATCGGCGCGACCGGGAGGCGGCGGATGGCGGTTAA
- a CDS encoding ABC transporter permease, with protein MAVKEQSAEGPAADQVEYSKANPLSPTVFLRRNFAKTAPLVAVIVLAVMLIAGIVSIMNSIPLSIRTTYGYSRNYFGVSPRGDNALTPRLRSIIEGEAPVPIEPIMVCRASDCEVKSIVGPWRFVVLGLGHEDMTRYIDRLGGAKIEGRLPMGGEAPEAVVSEPVARNLGLKMGDTILGPDNPDSYSPKEVRVVGIAQMDSWMILVPIEYHRANHFPPIDLMIVMAKDPKQQGRLDKWAFDRLQGERARVFAFFRLERETDEMFRILYSILNVVIGLLVVVITIMMAMLINIYHSQRLQEFGLLQALGYTRKWLLRRTLGETALVVVVGWFLGVICAFGLLQIVKSILMDPRAFMLDPSDPAALSYTLPVPAAIFLAAAFSVVARFRHVDPVSIVERRLA; from the coding sequence ATGGCGGTTAAGGAGCAGAGCGCAGAGGGACCGGCGGCCGACCAAGTCGAGTATTCCAAGGCGAACCCCCTCTCGCCGACCGTCTTCCTCCGGCGCAATTTCGCCAAGACGGCGCCGCTGGTCGCGGTCATCGTGCTCGCCGTGATGCTGATCGCGGGGATCGTCTCCATCATGAACTCGATACCGCTCTCGATCCGGACGACCTACGGCTACAGCCGCAACTATTTCGGGGTCTCGCCGCGGGGCGACAACGCCCTCACGCCGCGCCTGCGCTCCATCATCGAAGGCGAGGCGCCCGTCCCGATCGAACCCATCATGGTCTGCAGGGCCAGCGACTGCGAGGTGAAGAGCATCGTCGGGCCATGGCGCTTCGTGGTCCTTGGGCTTGGACATGAGGACATGACCCGGTACATCGACCGCCTCGGCGGGGCGAAAATCGAAGGGCGTCTCCCAATGGGCGGCGAGGCGCCGGAGGCGGTCGTCAGCGAGCCGGTCGCTCGGAACCTAGGGCTTAAAATGGGCGACACCATCCTCGGCCCGGACAATCCGGACTCCTATTCGCCGAAGGAAGTCCGCGTGGTCGGCATTGCCCAGATGGACTCCTGGATGATCTTGGTGCCCATTGAGTATCATCGCGCGAACCACTTTCCGCCCATCGATCTGATGATCGTCATGGCGAAAGACCCCAAGCAGCAGGGGAGGCTCGACAAATGGGCGTTCGACCGGTTGCAAGGGGAGAGGGCGCGGGTCTTCGCGTTTTTCCGACTGGAACGCGAAACCGACGAGATGTTCAGAATCCTCTACTCGATCCTGAACGTCGTAATTGGGTTACTCGTCGTCGTCATCACCATCATGATGGCCATGTTGATCAACATTTATCACTCCCAGCGGCTTCAAGAGTTCGGCCTGTTGCAGGCCCTGGGCTACACGCGGAAGTGGCTTTTGCGCCGGACGCTAGGAGAAACGGCCCTTGTTGTGGTGGTTGGATGGTTCCTTGGAGTCATTTGCGCGTTTGGATTGTTACAAATCGTTAAGAGCATCCTGATGGATCCCCGAGCCTTTATGCTGGATCCCTCCGATCCGGCCGCGTTGAGCTACACGCTGCCCGTCCCGGCGGCCATTTTCCTGGCCGCTGCCTTTTCGGTCGTGGCCCGTTTCCGCCATGTCGACCCCGTGAGCATCGTCGAGAGGAGGCTCGCTTGA
- a CDS encoding ABC transporter ATP-binding protein produces MIEVSNASLVYKDQGRKIFACRELDLEVRDGEFLGILGPSGSGKSSLLYLMSALKVPTSGDVRYKGRSLTEMSESQRANLRLTEFGFVFQYPYLLGYLSALENIVVGTPGPPRRKEAIELLESLGLAHKSHRLPHELSGGERQRVCIARAVLGDRSCVFADEPTANLDHENGHAVVDMLVALRGKGSLVMVTHDPEMLQKADRIIRIRDGRLDEDTAIPA; encoded by the coding sequence TTGATCGAAGTCAGCAACGCCTCTTTGGTCTATAAGGACCAGGGGAGGAAGATATTCGCCTGCCGCGAGCTAGACCTCGAAGTGCGGGACGGCGAGTTCCTCGGCATTCTGGGCCCAAGCGGCAGCGGCAAGTCCTCGCTGCTCTATCTCATGAGCGCGTTGAAGGTGCCGACGAGCGGCGACGTTCGCTATAAGGGCCGGTCCTTGACCGAGATGTCCGAGTCCCAGCGGGCCAACCTCCGCCTCACCGAGTTCGGCTTCGTCTTCCAGTACCCGTACCTCCTGGGCTATCTCTCCGCCCTGGAGAACATCGTGGTCGGCACGCCGGGCCCGCCGCGACGGAAGGAAGCGATCGAACTGCTAGAGTCCCTGGGACTCGCCCACAAGAGCCACCGGCTCCCCCACGAACTGAGCGGCGGGGAACGCCAGCGGGTGTGCATCGCCCGGGCCGTCCTTGGCGACCGAAGCTGCGTCTTTGCCGACGAGCCCACCGCCAACCTCGACCACGAGAACGGCCATGCCGTGGTCGATATGCTCGTCGCCCTGCGGGGCAAGGGAAGCCTTGTCATGGTCACCCACGACCCCGAGATGCTTCAGAAGGCCGACCGGATCATTAGAATCCGGGATGGAAGGCTCGACGAAGACACGGCCATTCCGGCCTGA
- the speD gene encoding adenosylmethionine decarboxylase produces the protein MATTLIILGSACLMAALAPLSARPLSWLDRFARRFNRRDIVAEPPRIKNDAGWHLIHSENEEDFRGWLGKDSEGLPFEPGEMPSLGSHLLVELFGCDPETLKTESVVGEAMRSAAVESKATVVEQSFHEFKPWGVSGAVIIQESHYTIHTWPEHGYAAVDLFYCGGTVHVDQAVEVLRKRFQPKRIKFLVVRRGVQSEVEA, from the coding sequence TTGGCTACCACTCTTATCATCCTGGGTAGCGCGTGCCTGATGGCCGCGCTCGCACCGCTTTCGGCCCGGCCCCTTTCGTGGCTGGACCGATTCGCCCGCCGCTTTAACCGCCGCGATATCGTCGCCGAGCCGCCGCGCATCAAGAACGACGCCGGCTGGCACTTGATCCACAGCGAGAACGAGGAGGACTTCCGAGGATGGCTCGGCAAGGACAGCGAAGGGCTGCCCTTCGAGCCCGGCGAAATGCCGTCGCTCGGGTCCCACCTTTTGGTCGAATTGTTCGGCTGCGACCCCGAGACGCTCAAGACCGAGTCCGTCGTCGGCGAGGCGATGCGCTCCGCCGCCGTCGAAAGCAAGGCCACCGTCGTCGAGCAGTCATTCCACGAGTTCAAGCCTTGGGGCGTGAGCGGCGCCGTGATCATCCAGGAGTCGCACTACACGATCCACACCTGGCCGGAGCACGGCTACGCCGCCGTCGACCTCTTCTATTGCGGGGGCACCGTCCACGTCGATCAGGCGGTCGAAGTGCTCCGCAAGCGCTTCCAACCGAAGCGCATCAAATTCTTGGTCGTCCGACGTGGCGTCCAGAGCGAAGTCGAGGCCTGA
- a CDS encoding PD40 domain-containing protein has translation MLILALCALGSHASPTVADCSCHAYLPEGPQEARPMAEWPDNKPWKPDAKETHLKNIRQLTFGGQNAEAYWSLDGRQITYQTRQPGYPDEQIFTMDADGSRKALRSTGLGRCTCSYFSPDGKWLYFSSTHERNRGAQQAVDMSKGYVWRVNPDFALYRVSMTAPSGRAPEAVLKKNGYVAETTISPDGKFMVFTGDFENDIDIYRANLDGTKIKRLTNAVGYDGGPFISWDGKKIVYRRGPLTSQAETDEYKSLRDQHLVRPSRMDVWIMDADGRNKRQVTRLPGASFAPFLLPDGKRIIFSSNHHDPQGREFDLFVVNVDGTGLKQVTFTPDFDGFPMVSRDGKRLIWASNRHGSVPHETNIFVADWVD, from the coding sequence ATGCTCATCTTGGCGCTCTGCGCCTTAGGTTCCCATGCCAGCCCGACTGTCGCCGATTGCTCGTGCCACGCCTATTTGCCCGAAGGGCCCCAGGAGGCGAGACCCATGGCCGAATGGCCGGATAACAAGCCCTGGAAGCCGGACGCCAAGGAAACCCACCTTAAGAACATTCGCCAGCTCACCTTTGGCGGCCAAAACGCAGAGGCCTATTGGAGCCTGGACGGCCGTCAGATCACTTACCAGACCCGGCAGCCTGGGTACCCGGACGAACAGATCTTTACGATGGACGCGGACGGTTCGAGGAAGGCCCTGCGCTCTACCGGGCTCGGACGCTGCACTTGCAGCTACTTTTCGCCGGATGGAAAGTGGCTCTATTTCAGCTCGACCCACGAGCGCAACCGAGGGGCGCAACAGGCGGTCGATATGAGCAAGGGCTACGTCTGGCGGGTGAACCCCGACTTCGCGCTCTACCGTGTCTCGATGACGGCGCCTTCAGGGCGCGCCCCGGAAGCGGTCCTCAAGAAGAACGGTTATGTGGCCGAGACGACCATCTCGCCGGACGGCAAGTTTATGGTCTTCACCGGCGACTTCGAGAACGACATCGACATCTACCGGGCAAACCTGGATGGCACCAAGATCAAGCGCTTGACCAACGCGGTCGGCTATGACGGCGGCCCCTTCATCAGCTGGGACGGCAAGAAGATCGTCTACCGCAGGGGCCCGTTGACGAGCCAGGCCGAGACCGACGAGTACAAGAGCCTTCGCGACCAGCACCTTGTCCGGCCCTCGCGAATGGACGTTTGGATCATGGACGCGGACGGCCGCAACAAGCGCCAGGTCACGCGCCTGCCGGGCGCCTCTTTCGCGCCGTTCCTGCTGCCGGACGGCAAGCGTATCATCTTCAGCAGCAACCACCACGACCCGCAGGGCCGCGAGTTCGACCTCTTTGTGGTCAACGTTGATGGAACGGGGCTGAAGCAGGTCACGTTCACGCCCGACTTCGACGGCTTTCCGATGGTCAGCCGGGACGGCAAGCGCTTGATTTGGGCTTCGAACCGCCACGGGTCCGTTCCCCACGAAACGAACATCTTTGTGGCCGACTGGGTGGACTAG